The following proteins are encoded in a genomic region of Pseudodesulfovibrio mercurii:
- a CDS encoding SDR family oxidoreductase, translating to MAKTILITGATAGFGQAMARRFAAEGWNLVITGRRAQRLEELKAALSPAKVHTVNFDVRDREACAKAIEDLPAEFAAIDVLVNNAGLALGLEPAQACDLDDWETMIDTNIKGLTFMTRAVLPGMVERNAGHVVNLGSVAGNYPYPGGNCYGGTKAFVNHFSKNLRADLLGTGVRVTNIEPGLCETEFSVVRFKGDKAAADKVYEGTRPITADDIAECVFWTTNLPAHVNINSLEVMPVQQAFAPFAIARDK from the coding sequence ATGGCAAAAACCATACTCATCACCGGCGCCACCGCCGGATTCGGCCAGGCCATGGCCCGCCGGTTCGCGGCCGAGGGCTGGAATCTCGTCATCACCGGCCGCCGCGCCCAGCGCCTCGAGGAACTCAAGGCCGCCCTTTCCCCGGCCAAGGTGCACACCGTGAACTTCGACGTGCGCGACCGCGAGGCGTGCGCCAAGGCCATCGAGGACCTGCCCGCCGAGTTCGCGGCCATCGACGTGCTGGTCAACAACGCGGGCCTGGCGCTGGGCCTGGAGCCCGCCCAGGCGTGCGACCTGGACGACTGGGAGACCATGATCGACACGAACATCAAGGGGCTGACCTTCATGACCCGCGCCGTGCTGCCCGGCATGGTCGAGCGCAACGCGGGCCACGTGGTCAACCTGGGCTCCGTGGCGGGCAACTACCCCTACCCCGGCGGCAACTGCTACGGCGGCACCAAGGCGTTCGTGAACCACTTCTCCAAGAACCTGCGCGCCGACCTGCTCGGCACCGGGGTCCGCGTGACCAACATCGAGCCCGGCCTGTGCGAGACCGAGTTCTCGGTGGTCCGCTTCAAGGGCGACAAGGCGGCCGCGGACAAGGTCTACGAGGGCACCCGGCCGATCACCGCCGACGACATCGCCGAGTGCGTCTTCTGGACCACCAACCTGCCCGCCCACGTGAACATCAACTCCCTGGAGGTCATGCCCGTGCAGCAGGCCTTCGCCCCCTTCGCCATCGCGCGCGACAAATAG
- the qmoC gene encoding quinone-interacting membrane-bound oxidoreductase complex subunit QmoC, producing MSNTVKVQPDLKFVKELQAVGGDSLKKCYQCATCSVVCPLSPADSPYPRKEMVWAQWGLKDRLVNDIDIWLCHNCGTCSDLCPRGAKPGDLLSALRNMAYRNLAPMPIIGKWMSSSSGLLPLAAIPAIIYALIWIFQASRLGSFLPTFEFDHATHAWKVASDGVIAFGGLFVGDYFIDPIFGLVFLFMLWGFYAGVRNMLKAFDDQPKTFIVGRKSEPCFCACLIDTIKYEVLQHTQFLECSDEESDELDIKRASGHRWLMFAFIALMIVTGVVAAGHWGGWFLRKIGVEGLGNIVSAIGHTPMPLWSPVKLLAYVGAGLGIYGLMALTKRRVNLDQSKQSSSWYDWYLLTLIWTIFLTGLGALVFRVLGVALLAYPIYYVHLIAVFMLLAYLPWSKLGHLVYRTVALSYAKKIGRIPMGADR from the coding sequence ATGTCCAATACCGTCAAGGTACAACCGGACCTTAAGTTCGTGAAAGAGTTGCAGGCCGTAGGCGGCGACTCCCTGAAGAAGTGCTACCAGTGCGCCACCTGCTCGGTGGTCTGTCCCCTGTCCCCCGCCGACAGCCCCTATCCCCGCAAGGAGATGGTCTGGGCCCAGTGGGGTCTCAAGGACCGTCTGGTCAATGATATCGACATCTGGCTGTGCCACAACTGCGGCACCTGCTCCGACCTGTGCCCGCGCGGCGCCAAGCCGGGCGACCTCCTGTCCGCCCTGCGCAACATGGCCTACCGCAACCTGGCCCCCATGCCGATCATCGGCAAGTGGATGTCCAGCTCCAGCGGGCTGCTGCCCCTGGCCGCCATCCCGGCCATCATCTACGCGCTGATCTGGATCTTCCAGGCCTCGCGCCTGGGCTCCTTCCTGCCCACCTTCGAGTTCGACCACGCCACCCATGCGTGGAAGGTCGCGTCGGACGGCGTCATCGCCTTCGGCGGCCTGTTCGTCGGCGACTACTTCATCGATCCGATCTTCGGACTGGTCTTCCTGTTCATGCTCTGGGGCTTCTATGCGGGCGTCCGGAACATGCTCAAGGCCTTTGACGACCAGCCCAAGACCTTCATCGTGGGCCGCAAGAGCGAACCGTGCTTCTGCGCCTGCCTGATCGACACCATCAAGTACGAAGTCCTCCAGCACACCCAGTTCCTGGAGTGCAGCGACGAGGAATCCGACGAACTCGACATCAAGCGCGCCTCCGGCCACCGCTGGCTCATGTTCGCCTTCATCGCGCTCATGATCGTCACCGGCGTGGTCGCCGCAGGTCACTGGGGCGGCTGGTTCCTGCGCAAGATCGGCGTCGAGGGCCTGGGCAACATCGTGTCCGCCATCGGGCACACCCCCATGCCCCTGTGGTCCCCGGTCAAGCTGCTCGCCTACGTGGGCGCGGGCCTGGGCATCTACGGCCTCATGGCCCTGACCAAGCGTCGGGTGAACCTGGACCAGTCCAAGCAGTCCTCCAGCTGGTACGACTGGTACCTGCTGACCCTGATCTGGACCATCTTCCTGACCGGTCTCGGCGCGCTGGTGTTCCGCGTGCTGGGCGTGGCCCTGCTGGCCTACCCCATCTACTACGTGCACCTGATCGCCGTGTTCATGTTGCTGGCATACCTGCCGTGGTCCAAGCTGGGCCACCTGGTCTACCGCACCGTGGCCCTGTCCTACGCCAAGAAGATTGGCCGCATCCCCATGGGCGCCGACCGCTAG
- a CDS encoding ABC transporter ATP-binding protein: MANLTLDDICVRFGGLQALTDVAFSVSEGEVVGLIGPNGAGKTTVFNVITGVYKASSGSVSYDGTRITGLRPYQVLSMGIARTFQNIRLFQNMTALENCMVAQHSRSKSGVVGAILRSPGQRREEERIVERSQKALDFMGLGRRADEVACNLPYGHQRRLEIARALASEPHTILLDEPAAGLNPAESKELMESIGRITGLGINVLMVEHDMKVVMGICNRIVVLDHGVMIAEGRPEEIQRNPDVIEAYLGQ; encoded by the coding sequence ATGGCAAATCTCACTCTTGACGACATCTGTGTCCGTTTCGGCGGATTACAGGCCTTGACCGATGTGGCCTTTTCCGTGTCCGAGGGCGAGGTCGTGGGTCTGATCGGTCCCAACGGGGCGGGCAAGACCACGGTCTTCAACGTCATCACCGGCGTGTACAAGGCCTCCAGCGGCTCGGTCTCCTACGACGGCACGAGGATCACGGGACTGCGGCCCTACCAGGTGCTGTCCATGGGCATCGCCCGAACCTTCCAGAACATCCGCCTGTTCCAGAACATGACCGCGCTGGAGAACTGCATGGTCGCCCAGCACAGCCGCTCCAAGTCCGGCGTGGTCGGCGCGATCCTGCGCAGCCCGGGCCAGCGGCGCGAGGAGGAGCGGATCGTCGAGAGGTCGCAGAAGGCGCTCGATTTCATGGGCTTGGGCCGCCGGGCCGACGAGGTGGCCTGCAACCTGCCCTACGGCCACCAGCGCAGGCTCGAGATCGCCCGCGCCCTGGCCTCGGAGCCACACACCATCCTCCTGGACGAGCCCGCCGCCGGGCTGAACCCGGCCGAGTCCAAGGAACTCATGGAGTCCATCGGCCGGATCACCGGCCTGGGCATCAACGTGCTCATGGTGGAACACGACATGAAGGTCGTCATGGGCATCTGCAACCGCATCGTCGTACTCGACCACGGTGTGATGATCGCCGAGGGGCGGCCTGAGGAGATTCAGCGCAACCCCGACGTGATCGAGGCATATTTGGGCCAGTAA
- the aprA gene encoding adenylyl-sulfate reductase subunit alpha — protein sequence MPLLPIKEASKGVALAEPEIIEQHADILMVGGGMGCCGVAFEAVRWADKVDPSLKIMLCDKAALERSGAVAQGLSAINTYMGQNDVDDYVRMVRTDLMGIVREDLIFDLGRHVDDSVHLFEEWGLPVWVKKDGKNLDGAKAKAEGLAIRTGSDPVRSGRWQIMINGESYKCIVAEAAKNALGEDRYVERVFIVKMLLDANEPNRIAGAVGFSTRENKVYVFTCNAAVVACGGAVNVYRPRSTGEGMGRAWYPVWNAGSTYTMCAQVGAEMTMMENRFVPARFKDGYGPVGAWFLLFKAKATNYKGEDYCETNRAMLKPYEDRGYAKGHIIPTCLRNHMMLREMREGRGPIFMDTKTALLQTVNGDLSGPEWKHLESEAWEDFLDMCVGQANLWAATNCAPEDRGSEIMPTEPYLLGSHSGCCGIWVSGPDEAWVPEIYKVKADNGKVYNRMTTVNGLFTCADGVGASGHKFSSGSHAEGRIVGKQMVRWCVDHKDFKPALKETPADMAKEIYQPMYTYLENKGGSTDPVVNPAYITPHNFMMRLIKCTDEYGGGVGTLYMTSKALLNTGFWLLGMMEEDSKKLAARDLHELMRCWEQFHRLWTVRLHMQHIEFREESRYPGFYYRGDFMGLDDSKWKCFCNSTYDPATGVTTVFKKPYVKIIPDA from the coding sequence ATGCCTCTGCTTCCCATCAAAGAAGCCTCCAAGGGTGTTGCTCTCGCCGAGCCGGAAATCATCGAACAGCACGCTGATATCCTCATGGTCGGCGGCGGCATGGGCTGCTGCGGCGTCGCCTTCGAGGCCGTGCGCTGGGCCGACAAGGTCGATCCGTCCCTGAAAATCATGCTCTGCGACAAGGCCGCCCTCGAGCGTTCCGGCGCCGTTGCCCAGGGCCTGTCCGCCATCAACACCTACATGGGTCAGAACGATGTCGACGACTACGTCCGCATGGTCCGCACCGACCTCATGGGCATCGTCCGCGAAGACCTGATCTTCGACCTGGGCCGCCACGTTGACGATTCCGTCCACCTCTTCGAAGAGTGGGGCCTCCCCGTCTGGGTCAAGAAAGACGGCAAGAACCTCGACGGCGCCAAAGCCAAGGCCGAGGGCCTGGCCATCCGCACCGGTTCCGATCCCGTCCGTTCCGGCCGCTGGCAGATCATGATCAACGGTGAGTCCTACAAGTGCATCGTCGCCGAGGCCGCGAAGAACGCCCTGGGCGAGGACCGCTACGTGGAGCGCGTCTTCATCGTCAAGATGCTGCTGGACGCCAACGAGCCCAACCGCATCGCCGGTGCCGTCGGCTTCTCCACCCGTGAAAACAAAGTGTACGTCTTCACCTGCAACGCCGCTGTCGTGGCTTGCGGTGGCGCCGTCAACGTGTACCGCCCCCGCTCCACCGGTGAGGGCATGGGCCGCGCCTGGTACCCCGTCTGGAACGCCGGTTCCACCTACACCATGTGTGCTCAGGTCGGCGCCGAGATGACCATGATGGAAAACCGCTTCGTCCCCGCCCGCTTCAAGGACGGTTACGGCCCGGTCGGCGCCTGGTTCCTGCTCTTCAAGGCCAAGGCGACCAACTACAAGGGTGAGGACTACTGCGAGACCAACCGCGCCATGCTGAAGCCTTACGAGGATCGCGGCTACGCCAAGGGTCACATCATCCCCACCTGCCTGCGCAACCACATGATGCTCCGTGAAATGCGTGAAGGCCGCGGCCCGATCTTCATGGACACCAAAACCGCTCTGCTGCAGACCGTCAACGGCGACCTGTCCGGCCCCGAGTGGAAGCACCTCGAGTCCGAAGCTTGGGAAGACTTCCTCGACATGTGCGTCGGCCAGGCCAACCTGTGGGCCGCCACCAACTGCGCTCCCGAGGATCGCGGTTCCGAGATCATGCCCACCGAGCCTTACCTCCTGGGTTCCCACTCCGGTTGCTGCGGCATCTGGGTTTCCGGTCCGGACGAAGCCTGGGTCCCCGAGATCTACAAAGTCAAGGCCGACAATGGCAAGGTCTACAACCGTATGACCACCGTCAACGGTCTGTTCACCTGCGCTGACGGCGTCGGCGCTTCCGGCCACAAGTTCTCCTCCGGTTCCCACGCTGAAGGCCGTATCGTCGGCAAGCAGATGGTGCGCTGGTGCGTGGACCACAAGGACTTCAAGCCCGCGCTGAAGGAAACCCCGGCCGACATGGCTAAGGAAATCTACCAGCCGATGTACACCTACCTGGAGAACAAGGGCGGTTCCACCGATCCCGTCGTGAACCCGGCCTACATCACCCCGCACAACTTCATGATGCGCCTCATCAAGTGCACCGATGAATACGGCGGAGGCGTCGGCACCCTGTACATGACCTCCAAGGCTCTGCTGAACACCGGCTTCTGGCTGCTCGGCATGATGGAAGAAGACTCCAAGAAGCTCGCCGCCCGTGACCTGCACGAGCTGATGCGCTGCTGGGAGCAGTTCCACCGCCTGTGGACCGTCCGCCTGCACATGCAGCACATCGAGTTCCGCGAGGAATCCCGTTACCCGGGCTTCTACTACCGCGGCGACTTCATGGGCCTGGACGACTCCAAGTGGAAGTGCTTCTGTAACTCCACCTACGATCCCGCCACCGGCGTGACCACCGTCTTCAAGAAGCCCTACGTCAAGATCATCCCCGACGCCTAA
- a CDS encoding FAD-dependent oxidoreductase: MAEKLGVYICGGCDIGANLDVEGLAQFCANGKHSSVVASAKSNPVLCSPEGKAMIEADIAEQGLDGVVVCACSPRAKWDVFKFGDKVQVERVNLREQCVWSYQEDPQFPGQMEIIAKDYCNMGMTKLVNSRIPQPELPDAFKTVLVVGGGFTGLNAALNAASLGYKVVLVEKAETLGGKAATMYKSFPLGAPYSEREQEININDLIAKVEASDKISVLTGSVLESLAGAPAQYKATIAGTEYEIGAVVMATGWVPGKGKFLAPLGYGSIKNVVTTAEFEAMAKNGGIKTADGRTPSSVAFIVDTSLLTKGISYDPCGAACEEELPCDENSDEEACEGFVYKDKESAKHLAYSSELTSLVALKQANYVRELAPDAVAYIVYDHMMVPGINEKYYQAAQDDPGVMLTKGTVTGVSEAGSSVVVKAKNTLLGADVELVADMVVVPTAIVPTTAADPTMNFVYRQGPAFPDLELFDGFADSNYICFPYETRRTGVYAAGCVRQPMGLGLAAEDAAGAALKAIQCIESANRGVSVHPRSGDLSFPEFNFMRCTQCKRCTEECPFGALDDDEKGTPLPNPTRCRRCGTCMGACPERVISFANYGISQIGQAIKEVKVPDTLDAGGPRIIVLACENDAYPALDMAAMRGKSWSPYVRFLPVRCLGSVNAIWVADAMSKGIDGVMLLGCKYGDDYQCHFVKGSELCNRRKENIAESLGRLGVEPERVEQYEISIDMYDKVPEMIDEFVNNITTNFGPNPFKGY, from the coding sequence ATGGCTGAAAAGCTTGGAGTATATATCTGTGGAGGCTGCGACATCGGGGCCAACCTGGATGTCGAAGGACTGGCCCAGTTCTGCGCCAACGGCAAACACTCCTCCGTTGTCGCTTCGGCCAAGTCCAACCCGGTGCTGTGCAGCCCGGAAGGCAAGGCCATGATCGAGGCCGACATCGCCGAACAGGGCCTGGACGGCGTGGTCGTCTGCGCCTGCTCGCCCCGCGCCAAGTGGGACGTGTTCAAGTTCGGCGACAAGGTCCAGGTGGAGCGGGTCAACCTGCGCGAGCAGTGTGTGTGGTCCTATCAGGAGGACCCCCAGTTCCCCGGCCAGATGGAAATCATCGCCAAAGACTACTGCAACATGGGCATGACCAAACTGGTCAACAGCCGGATTCCCCAGCCGGAGCTGCCCGACGCCTTCAAGACCGTGCTGGTCGTGGGCGGCGGCTTCACCGGCCTGAATGCGGCCCTCAACGCCGCCAGCCTGGGCTACAAGGTGGTCCTGGTCGAGAAGGCCGAGACCCTGGGCGGCAAGGCCGCCACCATGTACAAGTCCTTCCCCCTGGGCGCGCCCTATTCCGAGCGTGAGCAGGAGATCAACATCAACGACCTGATCGCCAAGGTCGAGGCCAGCGACAAGATCTCGGTCCTCACCGGGTCGGTCCTGGAATCCCTGGCCGGCGCCCCGGCCCAGTACAAGGCCACCATCGCGGGCACCGAATACGAGATCGGCGCGGTGGTCATGGCCACCGGCTGGGTCCCGGGCAAGGGCAAGTTCCTGGCCCCGCTGGGCTACGGCTCCATCAAGAACGTGGTCACCACCGCCGAGTTCGAGGCCATGGCCAAGAACGGCGGCATCAAGACCGCCGACGGCCGGACCCCGTCCTCCGTGGCCTTCATCGTGGATACCTCCCTGCTGACCAAGGGCATCTCCTACGATCCCTGCGGCGCGGCCTGCGAGGAAGAGCTGCCCTGCGACGAGAACTCCGACGAGGAGGCCTGCGAGGGCTTCGTCTACAAGGACAAGGAATCCGCCAAGCACCTGGCCTACTCCTCGGAGCTGACCTCCCTGGTCGCCCTGAAGCAGGCCAACTACGTTCGTGAGCTCGCCCCCGACGCCGTGGCCTACATCGTCTACGACCACATGATGGTCCCCGGCATCAACGAGAAATACTATCAGGCCGCCCAGGATGATCCGGGCGTCATGCTGACCAAGGGCACGGTCACCGGAGTCTCCGAGGCCGGTTCCTCCGTGGTCGTCAAGGCCAAGAACACCCTGCTCGGCGCCGACGTCGAGCTGGTCGCCGACATGGTCGTGGTCCCCACCGCCATCGTCCCGACCACCGCGGCCGACCCGACCATGAACTTCGTCTACCGCCAGGGCCCGGCCTTCCCGGACCTCGAGCTGTTCGACGGATTCGCGGATTCCAACTACATCTGCTTCCCCTACGAGACCCGCCGCACGGGCGTCTACGCAGCCGGTTGCGTGCGCCAGCCCATGGGGTTGGGCCTCGCCGCCGAGGACGCGGCCGGTGCCGCCCTCAAGGCCATCCAGTGCATCGAGTCCGCCAACCGCGGCGTGTCCGTGCATCCCCGGTCCGGCGACCTGAGCTTCCCGGAGTTCAACTTCATGCGCTGCACCCAGTGCAAACGCTGCACCGAGGAATGCCCGTTCGGCGCCCTGGACGACGACGAGAAGGGCACTCCGCTGCCCAACCCGACCCGCTGCCGCCGCTGCGGTACCTGCATGGGCGCCTGCCCGGAGCGCGTCATCTCCTTCGCCAACTACGGCATCAGCCAGATCGGCCAGGCCATCAAGGAAGTGAAGGTCCCCGACACCCTGGACGCCGGCGGCCCGCGCATCATCGTGCTGGCCTGCGAGAACGACGCCTACCCGGCGCTGGACATGGCCGCCATGCGCGGCAAGTCCTGGTCCCCGTACGTCCGCTTCCTGCCGGTGCGCTGCCTCGGCTCGGTCAACGCCATCTGGGTCGCCGACGCCATGAGTAAGGGCATCGACGGCGTGATGTTGCTCGGCTGCAAGTACGGTGACGACTACCAGTGCCACTTCGTCAAGGGCTCCGAGCTGTGCAACCGCCGCAAGGAGAACATCGCCGAGTCCCTGGGACGTCTCGGTGTCGAGCCGGAACGCGTCGAACAGTACGAGATCTCCATCGACATGTACGACAAGGTTCCGGAAATGATCGACGAGTTCGTCAACAACATCACCACCAACTTCGGCCCCAACCCGTTCAAGGGTTACTAG
- the aprB gene encoding adenylyl-sulfate reductase subunit beta, producing MPTFVNPEKCDGCKGGEKTACMYICPNDLMILDPAEMKAYNQEPSACWECYSCVKICPQGAIEARPYADFAPMGGTSIPMRSAEDIMWTIKFRNGSVKRFKFPIRTTAEGSIKPFDGKPEPGDLDSELLFTETALAAPKAAIMEQASVTDADLKKEWKLEDYASLV from the coding sequence ATGCCGACCTTTGTTAACCCGGAAAAATGTGACGGCTGCAAGGGTGGCGAAAAGACCGCTTGCATGTACATTTGCCCCAACGATCTGATGATCCTGGATCCCGCCGAAATGAAGGCTTACAACCAGGAACCGTCCGCCTGCTGGGAATGTTACTCCTGCGTGAAAATTTGCCCCCAGGGCGCTATTGAAGCCCGTCCGTACGCCGACTTCGCCCCTATGGGTGGTACCTCCATCCCGATGCGTTCCGCTGAAGACATCATGTGGACCATCAAATTCCGTAATGGCAGCGTGAAGCGCTTCAAGTTCCCCATCCGCACCACCGCTGAAGGTTCCATCAAGCCTTTCGACGGCAAGCCCGAACCCGGCGATCTGGACTCCGAGCTCCTCTTCACCGAGACCGCCCTGGCCGCCCCCAAGGCCGCCATCATGGAGCAGGCTTCCGTGACTGATGCCGACCTGAAGAAAGAGTGGAAGCTGGAAGACTACGCCAGCCTGGTCTAA
- a CDS encoding CoB--CoM heterodisulfide reductase iron-sulfur subunit A family protein has protein sequence MFWLEPQLYSGGVKRMSNNSILVVGGGFAGITAALEAAEVGYEVYIVETNPYLGGRVAQLNQYFPKLCPPSCGLEIQFQRIKNNPNVKVITMADVTSVSGSAGNYDVKITQRPRYVNEKCTACGDCEKATKTRVSSEFDFGTGTRGLAYKTHPFMFPMRYVVDAKNASETELAAIKNACPYDAVDLDDASKTIDLAVGAIVVATGWKPYDVANLTNLGGGKLKNVVTNMQFERLCAPNGPTNGKIKRPSDGAEPKKIAFVQCAGSRDQNHLNYCSYICCMASLKHVRYVRERSDAAATIFYIDLRTPGRYDKFKTLTEADDKLSLVKGKVAAIVEDAAGNPIVTVENALTGIKTDEKFDMVVLATGMQASCAGLQVPAGAIDADGFVIDGEGIIAAGCAKQPLDVMKTAQSGTAAAMKAIQTVVGR, from the coding sequence ATTTTTTGGCTTGAGCCTCAACTTTATTCGGGAGGAGTTAAGAGAATGTCGAATAACAGTATTCTCGTAGTAGGCGGAGGGTTCGCAGGAATCACCGCCGCCCTCGAAGCCGCCGAAGTCGGCTACGAGGTGTACATCGTTGAAACCAATCCCTACCTCGGTGGACGGGTTGCGCAGCTGAATCAGTATTTCCCCAAGCTGTGCCCCCCCTCCTGCGGTCTGGAGATTCAGTTTCAGCGCATCAAAAACAACCCCAACGTCAAGGTCATCACCATGGCCGACGTCACGTCGGTTTCCGGTTCCGCCGGCAACTACGACGTGAAGATCACGCAGCGCCCGCGCTACGTGAATGAAAAATGCACCGCCTGCGGCGACTGCGAGAAGGCCACCAAGACCCGTGTCAGCTCCGAATTCGACTTCGGTACCGGTACCCGCGGCCTGGCCTACAAGACCCATCCCTTCATGTTCCCCATGCGCTACGTGGTGGACGCTAAGAACGCCTCCGAGACCGAGCTGGCCGCCATCAAGAACGCCTGCCCGTACGACGCGGTGGACCTGGACGACGCGTCCAAGACCATCGACCTGGCCGTCGGCGCCATCGTCGTGGCCACGGGCTGGAAGCCCTACGACGTGGCCAACCTGACCAACTTGGGCGGGGGCAAGCTCAAGAACGTGGTCACCAACATGCAGTTCGAGCGGCTGTGCGCGCCCAACGGCCCGACGAACGGCAAGATCAAGCGGCCTTCCGACGGCGCCGAGCCCAAGAAGATCGCCTTCGTGCAGTGCGCCGGTTCCCGCGACCAGAACCACCTGAACTACTGTTCGTACATCTGCTGCATGGCCTCGCTGAAGCACGTCCGCTACGTGCGCGAGCGCTCCGACGCGGCCGCGACGATCTTCTACATCGATCTGCGCACGCCGGGCCGGTACGACAAGTTCAAGACCCTGACCGAGGCCGATGACAAGCTCAGCCTGGTCAAGGGCAAGGTGGCCGCCATCGTCGAGGACGCCGCCGGCAACCCCATCGTCACCGTGGAAAATGCCCTGACCGGCATCAAGACCGACGAGAAGTTCGACATGGTCGTGCTCGCCACCGGCATGCAGGCCAGCTGCGCCGGTCTGCAAGTCCCGGCCGGGGCCATCGACGCCGACGGTTTCGTCATCGACGGCGAGGGCATCATCGCCGCCGGTTGCGCCAAGCAGCCGCTCGATGTCATGAAGACCGCCCAGTCCGGCACCGCAGCCGCGATGAAGGCGATTCAAACCGTGGTAGGGAGGTAA
- a CDS encoding branched-chain amino acid ABC transporter substrate-binding protein produces MKRLLVLAVALLALGLLLAGCGGGEEKKAEQVLKIGTMSPLTGPYAADGTDIRQGAEIAVEVFTEAGGIPGFSKIEVFPEDTACDPKQAVAAANKLINEKVTAVVGAYCSSSTIPASETLAEENIIMLTPASTNPKVTERGLKYMFRTCGRDDHQAPAAVKFMQSVEGVKTVFIVDDKTTYSQGLAEGVAAAAEAAGIKVLEHDHVNQGDKDYSAVLTKVKAANPDLFYISLQNSATGALMVLQAKRMGINAILMGQDAVYHPKLIEIAKGDAEGMYCTFGAIDKNAPKFKEFLAKYKAKTGNEPGAYSAYAFDSATAYLMAVKAAGTTDPAKVRDELLKLDFTGASKQINYQENGDSGSNYTVYKVQDGQFVPYWNSLTGEKY; encoded by the coding sequence ATGAAACGTTTACTGGTACTCGCAGTGGCTCTGCTCGCTCTGGGCCTGCTCCTCGCGGGCTGCGGAGGCGGCGAAGAGAAAAAGGCCGAACAGGTCCTCAAGATCGGCACCATGTCCCCCCTGACCGGCCCCTACGCCGCCGACGGCACCGACATCCGCCAGGGCGCGGAGATCGCCGTGGAGGTCTTCACCGAGGCCGGCGGCATCCCCGGATTTTCCAAGATCGAAGTCTTCCCCGAAGACACCGCCTGCGACCCGAAGCAGGCCGTTGCCGCAGCCAACAAGCTGATCAACGAGAAGGTCACCGCCGTGGTCGGCGCGTACTGCTCCAGTTCGACCATCCCGGCCTCCGAGACCCTGGCCGAGGAAAACATCATCATGCTGACCCCGGCATCCACCAATCCCAAGGTCACCGAGCGCGGCCTGAAGTACATGTTCCGCACCTGCGGGCGTGACGACCACCAGGCCCCGGCCGCCGTCAAGTTCATGCAGAGCGTCGAAGGCGTGAAGACCGTCTTCATCGTCGACGACAAGACCACCTACTCCCAGGGCCTGGCCGAGGGCGTGGCCGCCGCCGCCGAGGCCGCGGGCATCAAGGTCCTCGAACACGACCACGTCAACCAGGGCGACAAGGACTATTCCGCCGTGCTGACCAAGGTCAAGGCCGCCAACCCCGACCTGTTCTACATCTCCCTGCAGAACTCCGCCACGGGCGCGCTCATGGTCCTCCAGGCCAAGCGCATGGGCATCAACGCCATCCTCATGGGCCAGGACGCCGTCTACCATCCGAAACTCATCGAGATCGCCAAGGGCGACGCCGAGGGCATGTACTGCACCTTCGGCGCCATCGACAAGAACGCGCCCAAGTTCAAGGAGTTCCTGGCCAAGTACAAGGCCAAGACCGGCAACGAGCCCGGCGCGTACTCCGCCTACGCCTTCGACTCCGCCACCGCGTACCTGATGGCCGTCAAGGCCGCGGGCACCACCGATCCCGCCAAGGTCCGCGACGAGCTGCTCAAGCTCGACTTCACCGGCGCGTCCAAGCAGATCAACTACCAGGAGAACGGCGACTCCGGCTCCAACTACACCGTGTACAAGGTCCAGGACGGCCAGTTCGTGCCCTACTGGAACTCCCTGACCGGCGAGAAGTACTAG